The following are from one region of the Phycisphaeraceae bacterium genome:
- a CDS encoding YqaE/Pmp3 family membrane protein: MADTGTQKLLLVIIAILLPPLAVGLKAGLGGVFVLNLILTLIFWIPGVLHALYVVLSS, encoded by the coding sequence ATGGCAGACACCGGAACTCAGAAACTGCTCCTCGTGATCATCGCGATCCTGCTGCCGCCGCTCGCTGTTGGGCTGAAGGCGGGGCTCGGCGGGGTATTCGTGCTGAACCTGATCCTGACGCTGATCTTCTGGATCCCCGGAGTGCTGCACGCGCTGTATGTGGTGCTGTCGAGCTGA
- a CDS encoding efflux RND transporter periplasmic adaptor subunit, whose amino-acid sequence MAEKTRAGRSRVIAAVARGVIGVVALAIGVAVFSGLVATKPQAPRKPRSDAAVPVEVVTVRLTESARPWEAFGTARAMQAAEVRAEVAGVVVRRPAAIEPGVRVAKGETLLELDRTDAEAALARSRGLVEAIGAQLDGLAVEEESLRRQVALASQASELAERDIERAREAARAGAAVEREIDVLLTALTRTLREEAQLSRALSEVPSRRAALEAQRDAERANLRLAEENLRRSTIVAPFDGVLQRVDLREGDRVGIGELAARVVSLSRIETPLRAPLGASAEVRVGDPVVLIAEGSVRREWRATVERIAPEADAQSRTVTVFVVVEQDDATGSTGNLLPGQFVRGELRSSSAQRVAMVPRVSLSGDRVMVLGEGGRVEFRDVVVAFFVSGERPEIDPGEREWAAVSSGLREGDRVVVSNLDDLRAGALVNAVDAATGESFLAKGAPGENGGVK is encoded by the coding sequence ATGGCTGAGAAGACGCGTGCTGGTCGTTCGAGAGTGATCGCGGCGGTGGCGCGCGGTGTGATCGGTGTGGTTGCGCTCGCGATCGGCGTCGCGGTGTTCTCCGGGCTCGTGGCGACCAAGCCGCAGGCGCCCAGGAAGCCCCGGAGCGACGCGGCGGTGCCGGTCGAGGTGGTGACGGTGCGACTGACGGAATCGGCGCGCCCCTGGGAGGCGTTCGGGACGGCGAGGGCGATGCAGGCCGCGGAGGTTCGGGCCGAGGTGGCTGGCGTGGTCGTCCGTCGTCCGGCGGCGATCGAGCCGGGCGTTCGCGTCGCGAAGGGGGAGACGCTGCTGGAGCTTGACCGGACGGACGCGGAGGCGGCGTTGGCGCGTTCGCGCGGGCTCGTCGAGGCGATCGGCGCTCAGCTGGACGGGCTCGCGGTGGAGGAGGAGTCGCTGCGCCGTCAGGTGGCGCTGGCGAGCCAGGCGTCGGAGCTTGCGGAACGGGATATCGAGCGCGCACGCGAGGCGGCGCGGGCCGGGGCGGCGGTGGAGCGCGAGATCGATGTGCTGCTCACGGCGCTGACGCGCACGCTGCGCGAGGAGGCCCAGTTGTCGAGAGCGCTGTCGGAGGTTCCCTCGCGGCGTGCGGCGCTGGAGGCCCAGCGCGACGCGGAGCGTGCCAACCTGCGCCTTGCTGAAGAGAATCTTCGAAGGTCGACGATCGTTGCGCCTTTCGACGGGGTGCTGCAGCGGGTCGATCTGCGCGAGGGCGATCGGGTCGGGATCGGGGAACTCGCGGCGCGGGTGGTGTCGTTGTCTCGGATCGAGACGCCGCTGCGTGCGCCGCTGGGCGCGAGCGCCGAGGTGCGAGTGGGCGACCCGGTCGTGCTGATCGCCGAGGGCAGCGTGCGACGTGAGTGGCGTGCGACGGTGGAGCGGATCGCGCCCGAAGCCGACGCGCAGTCGCGGACCGTGACGGTGTTCGTGGTGGTCGAGCAGGACGACGCGACGGGATCGACGGGGAACCTGCTGCCCGGTCAGTTCGTGCGTGGAGAGCTCCGCTCGTCGAGCGCGCAGCGCGTGGCGATGGTGCCCCGGGTGTCGCTGAGCGGGGACCGCGTGATGGTTCTGGGCGAAGGGGGGCGGGTGGAGTTCCGGGATGTGGTGGTGGCGTTCTTCGTCAGCGGCGAGCGGCCCGAGATCGATCCGGGCGAGCGCGAGTGGGCTGCGGTGTCGAGCGGGCTGCGCGAGGGGGACCGGGTGGTGGTTTCGAATCTGGATGACCTGCGCGCCGGCGCGCTCGTGAACGCGGTGGACGCCGCGACGGGCGAGTCGTTCCTGGCGAAGGGCGCGCCTGGCGAGAACGGGGGCGTGAAGTGA
- a CDS encoding efflux RND transporter permease subunit has protein sequence MNPVEFGVRKPVAANLVMIAIVAAGLVLGLNLRREFFPETRPNEVLVVAPYPGAAPEEVERSLAIKIEDRVADIDDVKEVNTTIVEGAATVRIEFRSGVDIGDATARVKREIDALQDLPELSERITVQDFEPQIPVIDLTLYGDADERTMKEAVKRMRDDLRTLPGMGDVTIGGVRVDEITVEVYPDRLIEHGIGLLTLTERIRQAMGESPGGTVRSSGANVAIRTLGADDAAEAVREIIVKASGDGGVVRVRDIAQVRDGFADVDVRLRFNGKPAASLTVFAQKKQDIVEIAGLVKAYAAGRVGDPLELSASERAAVARAERGSGRVPARVAAYELGLSRPDPPPGELATGQDLSRFVTQRLELLSRNALTGAALVLLTLVVFLPPTVAFWVTAGLAISVLGTLATMSMFDITLNLLTMFGLIIVLGLLVDDAIVVAENIVARHETGEPALQAAINGGRQVFWPVIATILTTICAFLPLRLIEGRVGDLMGALPLVVAVALLVSLLEALLILPSHMAHTLHRAEKNKSTGPVKRFGDWAERQRDRVFHGWLMDRYQATLRAALRARYLTIALFVAVLTGSVGLVAGGRVPFEFLASADSETIIANLRMPVGTPAGQTDAIVRRIERAALDMPEVKSVTAFVGATNDLDAGTSTQQSNRGQVFIQLQPVEQRDRDSQSIRVAIQRELGEIPGVKSLRFEEIQGGPGGPPLSYTILGDNIASMQGAVSALKDRLAEFDGVFGVADDSDAGQRELRIALLPGARELGFTTDSVARQVRGAVFGLEARTFAGDREDIDVRVMFDEATRRSLADLERMRVFTPDGVAVPLREVADIREERGYASINRLNRQRAINVSADVDRAVVTPEQVSAELGPVFRELQSRYPGVTIVPRGRQEDLADSFRTLPLGFAAAMAMIYVILAWLFGSYTQPFAILTAVPFAAVGAIFGHMILGFEMTILSLIGFVALTGIVVNDGIVLTQFYNERRRDGLDVVPALTDAGRARLRAIILTTLTTVLGLAPLMLEQSFQARFLIPMAITISFGLMAATVVTLIALPCLIAILTDARKAVRWAWTGGAVSWDTPLRPAGTID, from the coding sequence GTGAACCCCGTCGAGTTCGGCGTCAGGAAGCCGGTGGCCGCGAATCTGGTGATGATCGCGATCGTGGCGGCGGGGCTGGTGCTGGGGCTGAACCTTCGGCGCGAGTTCTTCCCGGAGACGCGCCCGAACGAGGTGCTGGTGGTGGCGCCCTATCCGGGCGCGGCGCCGGAGGAGGTCGAGCGTTCGCTGGCGATCAAGATCGAGGACCGCGTCGCGGACATCGACGACGTGAAGGAAGTGAACACGACGATCGTCGAGGGCGCGGCGACGGTGCGTATCGAGTTTCGCTCCGGCGTGGATATCGGCGACGCGACGGCGCGGGTGAAGCGGGAGATCGATGCGCTGCAGGACCTGCCCGAGCTGTCGGAGCGGATCACGGTGCAGGACTTCGAGCCGCAGATCCCGGTGATCGACCTGACGCTGTACGGGGACGCCGACGAGCGGACGATGAAGGAGGCGGTGAAGCGGATGCGCGACGACCTGCGCACGCTGCCCGGGATGGGGGACGTGACGATCGGGGGCGTGCGCGTCGACGAGATCACGGTCGAGGTGTATCCCGATCGGCTGATCGAGCACGGGATCGGGCTGCTCACGCTGACGGAGCGCATCCGGCAGGCGATGGGCGAGTCGCCGGGCGGGACGGTGCGCTCGAGCGGCGCGAACGTGGCGATCCGCACGCTGGGGGCTGACGACGCGGCGGAGGCGGTGCGCGAGATCATCGTGAAGGCGTCGGGCGACGGCGGCGTGGTGCGTGTGCGCGACATCGCGCAGGTGCGCGACGGCTTCGCGGACGTGGATGTTCGGCTGCGGTTCAACGGGAAGCCGGCGGCGTCGCTGACGGTGTTTGCGCAGAAGAAGCAGGACATCGTGGAGATCGCCGGGCTGGTGAAGGCGTACGCGGCGGGTCGCGTGGGCGATCCGCTGGAGCTGAGCGCTTCGGAGCGCGCCGCTGTCGCCAGGGCCGAGCGGGGCTCGGGTCGCGTGCCGGCGCGGGTGGCGGCGTACGAGCTGGGGTTGTCGAGGCCCGACCCGCCTCCGGGCGAGCTGGCGACGGGGCAGGACCTGTCGCGGTTCGTGACGCAGCGCCTGGAATTGCTCAGCCGCAACGCGCTGACGGGCGCGGCGCTGGTGCTGCTGACGCTGGTGGTGTTCCTCCCCCCGACGGTGGCGTTCTGGGTGACGGCGGGGCTGGCGATCAGCGTGCTGGGAACGCTGGCGACGATGTCGATGTTCGACATCACGCTGAACCTGCTGACGATGTTCGGGCTGATCATCGTGCTGGGTCTGTTGGTGGACGACGCGATCGTGGTCGCGGAGAACATCGTGGCGCGCCACGAGACGGGCGAGCCGGCGCTGCAGGCGGCGATCAACGGGGGCAGGCAGGTTTTCTGGCCGGTGATCGCGACGATCCTGACGACGATCTGCGCGTTCCTCCCGCTGCGTCTGATCGAAGGGCGGGTGGGAGACCTGATGGGCGCGCTGCCCCTGGTGGTGGCGGTGGCGCTGCTGGTGTCGCTGCTGGAGGCGCTGCTGATTTTGCCGAGCCACATGGCGCACACGCTGCACAGGGCGGAGAAGAACAAGTCGACCGGGCCCGTGAAGCGGTTCGGCGACTGGGCGGAGCGTCAGCGCGACCGTGTCTTCCACGGGTGGCTGATGGACCGGTATCAGGCGACGCTGCGCGCGGCGCTGCGCGCGAGGTACCTGACGATCGCGCTGTTCGTCGCGGTGCTGACGGGCAGCGTCGGTCTCGTCGCGGGCGGGCGCGTGCCATTCGAGTTCCTCGCGTCGGCGGACAGCGAGACGATCATCGCGAACCTTCGGATGCCGGTGGGGACGCCGGCCGGTCAGACCGACGCGATCGTGCGCCGGATCGAGCGTGCGGCGCTGGACATGCCCGAGGTGAAGAGCGTGACGGCGTTCGTGGGCGCGACGAACGACCTCGACGCCGGGACTTCGACGCAGCAGAGCAACCGAGGGCAGGTTTTCATTCAGTTGCAGCCGGTGGAGCAGCGCGACCGGGACAGCCAGTCGATCCGCGTGGCGATCCAGCGTGAGCTGGGCGAGATCCCGGGTGTGAAGAGCCTGCGCTTCGAGGAGATCCAGGGCGGGCCGGGCGGGCCGCCGCTGAGCTACACGATCCTCGGGGACAACATCGCGTCGATGCAGGGCGCGGTGAGCGCGCTGAAAGACCGGCTCGCGGAGTTCGACGGCGTGTTCGGCGTGGCGGACGACAGCGACGCCGGGCAGCGCGAGCTGCGCATCGCGCTCTTGCCCGGGGCGAGGGAGCTCGGGTTCACGACGGACTCGGTGGCGCGCCAGGTGCGCGGGGCGGTGTTCGGGCTCGAGGCGCGGACCTTCGCTGGTGATCGCGAGGACATCGATGTGCGCGTGATGTTCGACGAAGCGACGAGGCGGAGTCTGGCGGATCTGGAGCGGATGCGCGTCTTCACGCCGGATGGGGTCGCGGTCCCGCTGCGCGAGGTGGCGGACATCCGCGAAGAGCGCGGGTACGCGTCGATCAACCGTCTGAACCGCCAGCGCGCGATCAATGTCTCGGCGGATGTCGATCGCGCCGTGGTGACGCCCGAGCAGGTCTCGGCGGAGCTTGGTCCGGTCTTCCGCGAGTTGCAGTCGCGGTATCCCGGGGTGACGATCGTGCCTCGCGGGCGACAGGAGGACCTGGCCGACTCGTTCCGCACGCTGCCCCTGGGGTTCGCGGCGGCGATGGCGATGATCTATGTCATCCTCGCGTGGCTCTTCGGCAGTTACACGCAGCCCTTCGCGATCCTGACGGCGGTGCCCTTCGCGGCGGTCGGGGCGATCTTCGGGCACATGATCCTCGGGTTCGAGATGACGATCCTGTCGTTGATCGGGTTCGTGGCGCTGACGGGCATCGTGGTGAACGACGGGATCGTGCTGACGCAGTTTTACAACGAGCGACGGCGCGACGGCCTCGATGTCGTGCCGGCGCTGACCGACGCCGGACGCGCGCGCCTGCGCGCGATCATCCTGACGACGCTGACGACGGTCCTCGGGCTGGCGCCGCTCATGCTGGAACAGAGCTTCCAGGCGCGGTTCCTGATCCCGATGGCGATCACGATCAGTTTCGGGCTGATGGCGGCGACGGTGGTGACGCTCATCGCGCTGCCTTGCCTGATCGCGATCCTGACGGACGCGCGCAAGGCGGTCCGCTGGGCGTGGACTGGCGGGGCGGTTTCGTGGGACACGCCGCTGCGTCCGGCTGGGACGATCGACTGA
- a CDS encoding NADH:flavin oxidoreductase/NADH oxidase: MPSLFEPITLRSVTIRNRVGVSPMCMYSSDDGFATDFHLAHLGSFAMGGAGLVMAEATAVSPEGRITPRCAGIWSDDHVDGWARAVRFAKSHGATVGLQLAHAGRKAGMAPPHSWEGPRGAVAPARGGWEPIGPTDQRFDEHHARPRAMTGEDIERVKGAFADAAARALAAGFDTVEIHAAHGYLMHQFFSPLSNTRADAYGAGSFDSRVRLLVETAREVRRVWPERLPLLVRLSCSDWVEGAWDIEQSVEVCRRLRDEGVDLIDCSSGFVAPGIEHPFAPGWQVPFAERIRRDSGVPTAAVGEITTPAQAAAIVEEGRADLVFLGRAMLRDPRFAWRAAKEITERGAGAPLAAQYNYAVG, encoded by the coding sequence ATGCCATCGCTGTTTGAGCCGATCACGCTCCGTTCCGTCACGATCCGAAACCGTGTCGGCGTCTCGCCGATGTGCATGTATTCGAGCGACGACGGGTTCGCGACGGACTTTCACCTGGCGCATCTGGGCTCGTTCGCGATGGGGGGCGCCGGGCTGGTGATGGCGGAAGCGACGGCGGTGAGCCCCGAGGGGCGGATCACGCCGCGCTGCGCCGGGATCTGGAGCGACGATCATGTGGATGGCTGGGCGAGGGCGGTGCGCTTCGCGAAATCGCACGGCGCGACGGTCGGGCTCCAGCTCGCGCACGCGGGACGGAAGGCCGGGATGGCCCCGCCGCATTCGTGGGAAGGCCCGCGCGGCGCTGTCGCGCCGGCGCGCGGCGGCTGGGAGCCGATCGGCCCCACGGACCAGCGCTTCGACGAGCACCACGCGCGGCCACGCGCCATGACCGGCGAGGACATCGAGCGCGTGAAGGGCGCGTTCGCCGATGCGGCTGCGCGAGCGCTGGCGGCGGGCTTCGACACGGTCGAGATCCACGCGGCGCACGGGTATCTGATGCACCAGTTCTTCTCGCCCCTGTCGAACACGAGGGCCGACGCGTACGGCGCCGGGTCGTTCGACTCGCGCGTGCGCCTGCTCGTCGAGACGGCGCGCGAGGTGCGACGGGTGTGGCCCGAGCGTCTTCCCCTGCTGGTGCGGCTGAGTTGCTCGGACTGGGTGGAGGGCGCGTGGGACATCGAGCAGTCGGTGGAGGTCTGCCGGCGGCTGCGGGACGAGGGGGTCGATCTGATCGACTGTTCGAGCGGGTTCGTGGCGCCGGGGATCGAGCATCCGTTTGCGCCGGGGTGGCAGGTCCCGTTCGCGGAGCGGATCCGGCGCGACTCGGGCGTGCCGACGGCGGCGGTCGGGGAGATCACGACCCCGGCGCAGGCGGCGGCGATCGTCGAGGAGGGGCGCGCCGACCTGGTCTTTCTGGGTCGCGCGATGCTGCGCGACCCGCGCTTCGCGTGGCGGGCAGCGAAAGAAATCACAGAGCGGGGCGCCGGCGCACCGCTGGCGGCTCAGTACAACTACGCCGTGGGCTGA
- a CDS encoding biotin transporter BioY: MTTTAANPTLANLTLAEAALAHFGLAQRSRLRTPALVFAGSLVIAASAQIAVPMWPVPATMQTFGVLLVAALLGPKLGLAAAILYLIEGAMGFPVFAHLSGGAHKFLGTTGGYLLAFPVAALLVGYLAQLGFTRTFARTALVMFVGTLLILSMGALWLSLFFPGENAFVTGFAIFLPGCALKTLLAAAILPKAWRLLGKR, from the coding sequence ATGACGACCACCGCCGCGAACCCGACCCTTGCCAACCTGACCCTCGCCGAAGCCGCCCTCGCGCACTTCGGGCTCGCGCAGCGCTCCCGACTGCGCACCCCGGCGCTGGTCTTCGCCGGCTCGCTCGTCATCGCCGCCAGCGCCCAGATCGCCGTCCCCATGTGGCCCGTCCCCGCGACGATGCAGACCTTCGGCGTCCTCCTCGTCGCCGCGCTGCTGGGCCCGAAACTCGGCCTCGCCGCCGCCATCCTCTATCTGATCGAGGGCGCGATGGGCTTCCCCGTCTTCGCCCACCTCAGCGGCGGCGCGCACAAGTTCCTCGGAACCACCGGCGGATACCTCCTCGCCTTCCCCGTCGCCGCCCTGCTCGTCGGCTACCTCGCCCAACTCGGCTTCACGCGCACCTTCGCGCGCACCGCCCTCGTGATGTTCGTCGGCACGCTGCTCATCCTCTCGATGGGCGCCCTCTGGCTCTCGCTCTTCTTCCCGGGCGAGAACGCCTTCGTCACCGGCTTCGCGATCTTCCTCCCCGGCTGCGCCCTCAAGACCCTCCTCGCCGCCGCCATCCTCCCCAAGGCATGGCGCCTCCTCGGCAAGCGCTGA
- a CDS encoding tryptophan 7-halogenase — MRAESVASFDVAIVGGGPAGSTAASLLRKYNPELRVIVLEKEVFPRDHIGESQLPSISSVLHEMGAWEKVEAAGFPIKIGASYTWGRTNDRWEFDFYPVEEFVDEPRPARYEGQRRLTAFQVDRAIYDEILLKHAESMGAEARQGTRVARVHTEGDRIAGLELEGGERIEARYYIDASGTVGLLRRALGVEAKVTDDLKNIAIWDYWQNAEWAVEIGVGATRVQVRSLPYGWIWFIPLGPTRTSIGLVTPAEHYKKMGMTPEELYLKAIEDQPEVKKLVANAERENKTQSCKDWSQLSDRIVGANWFVVGEAAGFADPILAAGMSLAHTSARDAAYTILELDRAEHDAKWLKDRYNERNRANIQQHIRFGQYWYSANSCFTDLREHCQKIAQEAGLKLAPQQAWQWLSQGGFTIEDPALAAFGSFDIFSAKRILRQFDTEDRSCAPAADGANVFKLNLMNAKKSFIGRLEGGRIERVECYERVGKRLPMAGYFSLLVELLKKTNDAHSLVQEIHGRFMFASPEERNVGVQRCMQALDIMIQDGWVLKSVKKGRPVLRLDLDQSRNMRTAEEVDEVVKRGTKGTVKSNI, encoded by the coding sequence ATGCGGGCCGAGAGCGTGGCGTCTTTTGATGTCGCAATCGTTGGCGGCGGGCCGGCCGGCTCGACGGCGGCGTCGTTGCTTCGCAAGTACAACCCCGAGCTTCGCGTGATCGTGCTGGAGAAGGAAGTCTTCCCGCGCGACCACATCGGCGAGAGCCAGTTACCCTCGATCAGCTCCGTGCTGCACGAGATGGGCGCGTGGGAGAAGGTGGAGGCCGCGGGCTTCCCGATCAAGATCGGGGCGTCGTACACCTGGGGTCGGACGAACGACCGGTGGGAGTTCGATTTCTACCCGGTGGAGGAGTTCGTCGACGAGCCGCGCCCGGCGCGGTACGAAGGGCAGCGCCGGCTGACGGCGTTTCAGGTCGACCGCGCGATCTACGACGAGATCCTGCTGAAGCACGCGGAGTCGATGGGCGCCGAGGCGCGCCAGGGGACGCGCGTCGCGAGGGTGCACACCGAGGGCGATCGCATCGCTGGGCTCGAACTCGAGGGCGGCGAGCGGATCGAAGCGCGCTACTACATCGACGCGAGCGGCACGGTCGGGCTGCTGCGTCGCGCGCTGGGCGTCGAGGCGAAGGTGACCGATGACCTGAAGAACATCGCGATCTGGGACTACTGGCAGAACGCCGAGTGGGCGGTCGAGATCGGCGTGGGGGCGACGCGCGTGCAGGTGCGCAGTCTGCCCTACGGGTGGATCTGGTTCATCCCGCTGGGGCCCACGCGCACGAGCATCGGGCTGGTGACGCCGGCCGAGCACTATAAGAAGATGGGGATGACGCCCGAAGAGCTGTACCTTAAGGCGATCGAGGACCAGCCCGAGGTGAAGAAGCTCGTCGCGAATGCGGAGCGAGAGAACAAGACGCAGTCGTGCAAGGACTGGTCTCAGCTGAGCGATCGGATCGTGGGCGCGAACTGGTTCGTCGTGGGCGAGGCCGCGGGCTTCGCCGACCCGATCCTGGCGGCGGGGATGAGTCTGGCGCACACCTCGGCGCGCGACGCGGCGTACACGATCCTGGAGCTCGATCGCGCCGAGCACGACGCGAAGTGGCTGAAGGACCGGTACAACGAGCGCAACCGCGCGAACATCCAGCAGCACATCCGTTTCGGTCAGTACTGGTACTCGGCGAACAGCTGCTTCACGGACCTGCGCGAGCACTGCCAGAAGATCGCGCAGGAGGCCGGGCTGAAGCTCGCCCCCCAGCAGGCGTGGCAGTGGCTGTCGCAGGGCGGGTTTACCATCGAAGACCCGGCGCTGGCCGCCTTCGGCTCGTTCGACATCTTCAGCGCAAAGCGCATCCTGCGGCAGTTCGACACGGAAGACCGGTCGTGCGCCCCGGCGGCGGACGGCGCCAACGTGTTCAAGCTCAACCTGATGAACGCCAAGAAGAGCTTCATCGGCCGGCTGGAAGGCGGGCGCATCGAACGCGTGGAGTGCTATGAGCGAGTCGGCAAGCGGCTTCCGATGGCGGGGTATTTCTCCCTGCTGGTCGAGCTGCTGAAGAAGACGAACGACGCGCACTCGCTGGTGCAGGAGATCCATGGGCGCTTTATGTTCGCGTCGCCCGAGGAGCGGAATGTCGGCGTGCAGCGATGCATGCAGGCGCTCGACATCATGATCCAGGACGGTTGGGTGCTCAAGAGCGTGAAGAAGGGACGACCCGTCCTGCGCCTGGATCTCGACCAGTCCCGCAACATGCGGACGGCGGAGGAGGTCGACGAAGTCGTCAAGCGCGGGACGAAGGGGACCGTGAAAAGCAACATCTGA
- a CDS encoding IPT/TIG domain-containing protein codes for MIDRILSKWAALFALIAAMCMGAGAGAQCFTTSVIPSLIPTAGGTSVEFTLSQSPAFPIQRVLWNGQPAQFQQVASNRFLAVSRPGQGVPTVVVEYGFSSCEVISMLRHSPPFISSFSPARVQAGDVVTIDGSNFGLQPAVLVDGMPVPTNIVTPHSRLSFVVPAGETGQYAMRVVVAGQQSNTVTLDLVNPPVLASWIATRRATGGGDIIVATGSDFGSSPALAFGGINAQIIRSSDTEIIAIIPAGDGASNDLFVWNGGLQGNILNFEYFPPLVSVLSPRRVNAGEPGQLVIHGRNLWGLGAFPQVFVGDVAAPVIEVREDRITVLVPGLPPGAAQVSVTLAGQTSQSTPDSSLEVVVGCPADTNGDGVVNFTDLNAVLSAFGQACQALLR; via the coding sequence ATGATTGACCGTATTCTTTCGAAGTGGGCGGCGCTGTTCGCGCTGATCGCGGCGATGTGCATGGGCGCCGGCGCCGGCGCGCAATGCTTCACGACGAGCGTGATCCCGTCGCTGATTCCGACGGCCGGCGGGACGAGCGTGGAGTTCACGCTCTCACAGTCGCCGGCCTTCCCGATCCAGCGTGTGCTCTGGAACGGGCAGCCGGCGCAGTTTCAGCAGGTCGCCTCGAACAGGTTCCTCGCGGTGTCGCGTCCGGGTCAGGGCGTTCCGACGGTCGTGGTCGAGTACGGGTTCTCGTCGTGCGAGGTGATCTCGATGCTCCGCCACTCGCCGCCCTTCATCAGTTCCTTTAGCCCGGCGCGCGTGCAGGCGGGTGATGTCGTGACGATCGACGGCTCGAACTTCGGCCTGCAGCCGGCGGTGCTTGTCGACGGGATGCCTGTCCCGACGAACATCGTGACACCCCACTCCCGGCTGAGTTTCGTGGTTCCGGCGGGCGAGACCGGGCAGTACGCGATGCGCGTCGTCGTCGCCGGTCAGCAGAGCAACACCGTGACCCTGGACCTGGTGAACCCGCCCGTGCTGGCGTCGTGGATCGCGACGAGGCGTGCGACCGGGGGCGGCGACATCATCGTGGCGACAGGGAGCGACTTCGGGAGCAGCCCTGCGCTCGCGTTCGGGGGCATCAACGCGCAGATCATCCGTTCGTCCGACACCGAGATCATCGCGATCATCCCGGCGGGCGATGGGGCCTCGAACGATCTCTTTGTCTGGAACGGAGGACTTCAGGGGAACATCCTGAACTTCGAGTACTTCCCTCCGCTGGTGAGCGTGCTCTCGCCCCGACGCGTCAACGCGGGTGAGCCGGGGCAACTGGTGATCCACGGTCGCAACCTGTGGGGCCTCGGCGCATTTCCTCAGGTGTTCGTGGGCGATGTCGCCGCGCCGGTGATCGAGGTGCGCGAGGACAGGATCACCGTTCTCGTGCCGGGGCTCCCGCCCGGGGCGGCCCAGGTCAGCGTCACGCTCGCGGGCCAGACCTCGCAGTCGACTCCCGATTCCTCGCTCGAGGTGGTGGTCGGGTGTCCGGCGGACACCAACGGCGACGGGGTGGTGAATTTCACCGACCTCAACGCGGTGCTTTCGGCGTTCGGGCAGGCGTGCCAGGCGCTGCTGCGGTAA
- a CDS encoding IPT/TIG domain-containing protein, whose product MALGLSLSGMRADGQCGLSGVVPNTGPTQGGGEVVFNTSSLVFVGGVLWDGAPAQILSSSPTSVRVRVPQGQGTPAITFQYLTGGSCTAQGVFSYSAPVISQVHPQSVNPGDEVVLTGSNFGLTPSVRVGGVEAELVGPTTHQQIRFLAPQSASGTQSVVVEVGGAVSQPESLNILPPPVIISTIAPVRRTAGGDLIIARGINFGSNTGLLVGDSLATVLESTPTEIIALLPETDGRRQTLRVVRDGAAGPVSALLFPSSPRITGFSPPSIPAGVATELRILGENFGTLNTPVLGGVLVDEVLSVTHTEIVVRTRVLQPGSANVLLLVGGTSTVSGAVEVHEVCSGDTNGDGVVNFADLNAVLSAFGLACDSMWR is encoded by the coding sequence GTGGCGCTCGGCCTCTCGCTCAGCGGCATGCGCGCCGATGGGCAGTGCGGTCTGAGCGGCGTGGTCCCCAACACCGGCCCGACGCAGGGCGGCGGAGAGGTGGTGTTCAACACCTCGAGTCTGGTGTTCGTCGGGGGAGTGTTGTGGGACGGCGCGCCGGCGCAGATCCTCTCGAGCTCCCCGACATCGGTGCGGGTCCGCGTGCCGCAGGGACAGGGAACGCCTGCGATCACCTTCCAGTATCTGACCGGCGGTTCGTGTACGGCGCAGGGCGTTTTCTCGTACAGCGCTCCGGTCATCTCGCAGGTTCACCCTCAGTCTGTGAACCCGGGCGACGAGGTGGTTCTGACGGGGTCGAACTTCGGTCTGACGCCGAGCGTGCGTGTGGGCGGTGTCGAGGCGGAACTGGTCGGGCCGACGACGCATCAGCAGATCCGGTTCCTCGCGCCGCAGTCGGCGAGCGGCACGCAATCGGTGGTGGTCGAGGTCGGCGGTGCGGTGAGCCAGCCGGAGAGTCTGAACATCCTCCCGCCGCCGGTGATCATCAGCACGATCGCGCCGGTGCGGCGCACGGCGGGGGGTGACCTGATCATCGCGCGAGGGATCAACTTCGGGTCGAACACCGGGCTGCTGGTGGGGGATAGTCTCGCGACGGTGCTCGAGTCCACGCCCACGGAGATCATCGCGTTGCTGCCCGAGACCGACGGCCGAAGGCAGACGCTTCGCGTGGTGCGCGACGGCGCCGCGGGTCCTGTGTCGGCGCTGCTGTTCCCCTCTTCGCCGCGGATCACGGGGTTCTCGCCCCCGAGCATCCCGGCCGGTGTCGCGACGGAACTGAGGATTCTCGGAGAGAACTTCGGGACGCTGAACACTCCGGTGCTTGGTGGCGTCCTGGTGGATGAGGTGCTCTCGGTCACGCATACCGAGATCGTCGTGCGCACGAGAGTGCTGCAGCCCGGCAGCGCGAATGTGTTGCTGCTCGTGGGGGGCACTTCGACCGTGAGCGGCGCGGTGGAGGTTCACGAGGTCTGTTCGGGCGACACCAATGGCGACGGCGTGGTGAACTTCGCGGACCTGAACGCGGTCCTGTCGGCCTTCGGTCTGGCGTGTGATTCGATGTGGCGGTAA